In Deltaproteobacteria bacterium CG11_big_fil_rev_8_21_14_0_20_49_13, the genomic window TGGCTGGGTAAGCTCTTCACGCACCTGCTTGCGAATGCGGTCAAATATACCGATAACGGAGAGATAGTCATCGACGCCGAAAAGGCGGGCGAGATGTTAAAGATAAGTGTTCGTGATACAGGCATAGGGATAGCATCCGATAAACATGGCCGTATTTTCGAAGGTTTCTCGCAGGCGCATGACGTTATCACCAAGCCGTTTGACGGGCCCGGCATAGGTCTCGCCATTTCCAAAAAAGTGGTTGAGCTGCACGGTGGGCGCATATGGCTGACGTCGACGCCCGGCAAAGGCTCTAATTTCTTCTTCACGCTTCCCCTAAAACCCACGACCGTCAAGTCCGTCGAGCTCGCCTAGAACCACCCGTCACGGAGCAAACTGTCCGGTTAAATTGGGAATAGCGAGAGCTGAGATGATATAGATTTGACGCGTCTTTATTTTGGTGCAGCATCCCAGATGCTTCTCAGTGTTCTATTTGCAAAGAGCGTAACCGTCAAAACCGCCATTATGGACGGTGCGCCTCAACCCAAGCTCATAATGAACACTCTACCGGCTTCGACTTGTGGTGAGTAGCTTTTAAACATCCCCGCGCCAGCCCGTAAGGAGCTGGTGCGCGGGGGATATATACCCCAATTGATTATTAAACGATGCTCAAAGCGGTGTGAAACACTGCTTTGCGAAGGTTGCCAACACCGGCTACAAACTTTCAAAAATCAAATCCTATCCCGGTCTAACAACGTGTCATACCCTCCAATTCTCTTCTGTTACCGGCCGGTCAAAACCGACAATTACCTTCCCTTATATTATATTGGCACATATCCCCGGTAAACGCCCGTGGCGACACCCTGTCGCTTATTGGAAATTAGCGTTCAAAAACAATCACTTGCGCTTATGACGTTCAAGTTTTGGATAATGGATGTCAAACTCATAAGTGTTTTTTTGAAAAAACACGCAATAGAATAGAAAAAAAGGTCTCCCCCTAAAGCCGGAAGGCTTTATGGACACTAACCTGTTTTAGCAGGATGGTCATTTTGCTGGCAATGAAGCCAAGCAAAAAAAGGGGGGAGACTATGAGCAAGGAGTATAATCACTACATCGCGGTCGATTGGTCAATAAAAAACATGGCGATCGCCCGAATGACCGGGAAGTCGAACAAGGTGACCGTTGTGGATGTTCCGTCAGAGATTGAGGATCTAAAGTTATATTTAGGCATTTTACGAGGGAGCAAGATACTGGCGCTGGAGGAGACAACGACATCACAGTGGCTATACACAGAGCTGAAGGGTCACGTGGATCGTTTGGTGATATGTGATCCAGTACGGAACCATTTATTAAGCGAAGGAGCCAAGACAGACAAGATAGACGCAGTGAAGTTAGTGCAGCTGCTTCGGGCAAATTTATTGAAGGAAGTATATCATTCGGCAGAAGGTTTTTTGGAACTGCGGCGTTTAGTGAGCGGATACGATGATCTGGTGAAGGCGATGGTAAGGCTGAAGAACCAGCGATATTCATTGTTAAAAACAAGCGGTTTGACGGGAGAGGAATCGACCGGAACTCGGTTGAAGGGCACAGTTAAACAGAGGGTTATCGAGGGAATGGAGAGGCAGCTTGAATGTTGCAAGAGGGAGAAAGATATCTATGAGGAGGATTTTGAGAAGCTGGCTCGGAAACACGCGGAGATAAGACATCAGAAGAGTTTGCCTGGTATCGGGATAATTGGGGCAGTAAAGATAGTTTCGCGAGTAGTTTCACCTGGGAGATTTATAGATGCGGGGCATTATTTAAGTTATGCCGGATTAGTAAAACTTGAGAGGACAAGCGGCGGCGTTGTGTATGGGCGAAAGAACTCGCGTTACAGCAGGGGATTAAAATCAGTTTATAAGATGGGGGCTGTAACCGCGATAGGCGGAAACAATACGATCCACGATTATTATGAGCCAAATTATCGGAGGAAAAATAATGTAGACGAAACAAGTCAGGGGAATTAAATATCCAGGCCTGTGCCCATTGTTTCAAAGAACTCTTTTTTAAAAAGAGGAACAACGGTTTTCACAAGTGGCCGCTTTTCAAGTGGCCGCCGGGGAATTTCTCATTTGAAGTATCAGCAATGCCACTGGCACAAACATTCTTTATAAACTTTTCATAGACAACCTCGGCCTCTCCTACGCCTAGAAAAAGACTGTCGTTTAAAACATCTTTGAATCGCTCATTAAGAAAGCTGAATAAATGTTCGTAAACTAGAGTCACCTGCGGCCCACCTAAAATCACCTTCGACCTTGAAAATCTGCTGCGAAACAATCTATCCAAAATCCTATAGCAGAGACCTTGATTCCAGTGATTGATCGAAAAGGTTATGATCTTTGGGGCAATAGCGATAATTTGTGAAAAAATATTATCTATGCATCTTTCCGGAATAGAAATCTTCTCTTGAGGCATCTTGCAAATGTCGGAATATATCCTGCTTCCTTCAACATATAAGCATGATAGGCCATTTGCCTTAGATATTGAACCTAAGATAGCTGATGCCAAAGGAAAGCAGGGCTGGTTCCACGTGTCTAACATCGGCATGTCTACATGAATAACGTTCATATAATGTCCATATTACTTCATCACATTGTCGATCACTCTCAGAATATTACCACCCATTATATTTCCGACGCTTGCATTTGAGTAACCACGAGTCGCTAACAGCTCGGCCAGATTATCTAACTTTGATACATCTTCCAAGCCTTTGCAGAAATAGGGAACGCCATCGAAATCAGAGCCTATGGCAACATGTTTATCACCGACCAGTCGCGTTATGTGATCGATATGTTTAAAAACAGCATCCAGCCCCGGAACAAATGAAGGCACTTTGTAGTCGTTATATAGAACACGGTGACTTAAACGAGCTTTCTCTGCGGGAAGCAGATTTTCATTACCTTCTATTTCTGCCAATTTGCCCAACATCTTAGTCATGGCATCTTTTTCAATAAATGGATTAGACGTGAGCTGTTCGGGAAAAAATGTTATGCCTATTACGCCTCCACTTTTAGCAATTGCTCTTATGGCATCATCAGACAGTGCCCTATCCTTGTCATAAATAGATTTAGAACTACCATGACTGCAAACAAATGGCTGTTTGGAAACTCTGGCAACATCAAATATAGTTGGCTCCGAAACGTGTGCAACATCTATTATCATGCCAAGTCTATTCATAGTGGCAATAACATCTGTTCCAATACCACTTAATCCTCTTTCTCTACTTTCGTGTGCGCTGCCGGCCCATTCTGTTGCATTCCAATGTGTGAGCGTTAATAATCTTATTCCTTCTCGGTACAATGCTTCTAGGTTATCCAAGCTATTATTGATAGAGTGTCCACCTTCTACAGCAAGTACCACAGCCACTTTTCCGCCGCCTATAGCGCCTTCAATGTCGGATCTCGTTGTTGATACTTGAAGTTGTCCTTCATGGCGTGCCAATGTTTCCTTTAAGGTTCTTGCGATATCCAACGTATTTGTAAAACCCTCTTGTCCACGAAAGACAGGATCGCTCCAGATCGAAAAAAATAACGTTCCAAGTTTTCCTGAAGCCATAATTTTGGGCAGATCGACCTGCATTTTAGCGCTTCCGACACTAAAATCTCCATCACCATTAACGATCCGGAGTGCCGTATCATCATGAAAATCTACAAACACATTCTTTTTTCGGGCAGGTTCTGTTTCCCTATCTGACGTGTTTCTAACGCCACTCCCACTACTTAGATACACCGTCGGCATATTTCTTCCTTTTCCCATCATGGCCTCCTTGATAGCTTCAATCGTACCCTGTGGCAAGGCAAGAGTTATCGGCCTTCCAGTTACTGGACCACGACTTGGCGCCTCCATCACAGGAACCGGACCGCCGCTTCCGCGTTTGCCAGAAAACGCGGCTAGTATTACTAATGCTGCACTCACAACCATTATCGTTGTATCAATCGCGTCGGATCCAAATCCAGCCATCTTCATTGACGTTGGCAAGAGTTGCCTTTGGTTCAGCTTCTGTTTGGAATACACCTAGGCCCCCGGTAACCGCAAGATTCGCCTCATACAAGAGCCCGTTGCGCGAGTCCTGTAAATTTCGTTTTATCTGACTTTAATTTCAATTTTCAAAATACTTCGCGGATATTTCGGCAAATAGTTTCAAATTGTGTCTCTGTAGGCTACTCCACCTAACACATGACCAGAGCTGTCTGCCACTTTCCAAGAACCTTCTGCATCCCGCTGCGCCAAAGTTTCAACAGGTTGTGCGAAGCGCACATTAATCGCCACTCGCTACTGACCGATCTCATTCCGCGCACCATGAACCGTCTAAAACCTTGTCCATCTTTCATTTGTCCAAACGGCGGCTCAACAATTATCTTTCGCTTTCCGTACATCTCTTGCCCCGCCTTTGTCATCAGTTTGCGCTCCATCCGCTCTCTCTTCGTCAATCCCCTCGGCATCCTTCCTCGCGGACTCCCACAATCCTTCTGCGCCTTCTGCTGTTTCCAATCCTTCGTCGTCGCCACAAATACCTCAGGCCCGTCTTTTGCCAACTTCGATAAATTATCTTCGCTACAATATCCGGCGTCAAACAACGCGTGTTCCATCTCTCCCGCTATCCCAGCCGCTTTCAATTCCTTTTTCGCCTTGCCAGGCATCGGATGCATCTGACCCACGTCGTTCTCTTCCTGCGTTACCCCGGCTGATATTATAATCTGCCCCTCCGCTACCGCCGTCTGCGCGTTGTATCCCTGAACGTAACCCTTTCGCGTCTTCATGATTCGACTCTCAGGGTCGGTCACGTTTGCCTTCGCTTCAGCATCAGGATTCTTGTCTGGCTCCTTGGGCTTACGCCCACTCTTTTTCTGGCCGCTCTCCCGCTCTTCTTCTTCGCGCTTTGCTATCTCCGGCAATTCGTCTCCGCGTTTGCCTTCGCCATATAAAGCATCTTCTGCTTTATCTATCGCATCCGCCTCGTCCAATATCTTCTCAACCTCGTTCCGCAAACGGTCGTGCGTCCGATTCGCCGCCAACGATGCGTTCGCCTCTATCTTCGTCCCGTCTATTGCCACGACCCCCACTTTTACCAATCCAGCTTCCCCGCATATCCGGAGTATCTCGGTAAATAACTTGCCAATAGCTTCCCGGTGATCTTTCCGAAATCGACTGATCGTGCTATGATCAGGTGTTAGATTCGCCGCAACTACCCGAAACGCCACGTCTCGTTCGCACAGTCGTTCGATCTTTCGCGATGATCGCTCTCCTACGCAATACGCGTACAATAATATCGCTACCATCACCGAAGGATCAAAGCCCGCTGCACCACTGCCATCTGTGCGATAACCTTTGTAATATTCGCTTAGGTCCATCTGCTTCACAGCATCTAGAACAAACCACGCAAGATCGCCCTTTGGAACCCACTCCTGAAGTGACGGCGGCAATAAATACCGTTGTTCCCGATTGTATTCAAAAAAATTGTATCCCATGGCATCTCCTTCCTTCGCAACACTGTATGCCATAAAACCACCGCTTTGTCAAATTGCCGCCGCCAGCAAAACCACGCTACACATACATTACAAACCAATTTATTTATGCCAACTTTCCTCTCACTCCCAAACTCTTACTTCAAAATGACCGGCTGGAATATCTGCTGGCAATCTTGAAAACCATGACCAATGTCTGATAAAATGAAATTTACGGGACTCGTGCAACGGGCTCATATGACTTTGCTATCGCATACTCACTCTCAACGCAAAAAATCCTGGCAATCTCCCTATGCACCCTGACCGTCATTTTCCTGATCAAATATATAGCCATCAGGCGGGTTTCATTCCTTGCACCGGGATAACGGAAATCGTTTGCATTTGGGGGCGTTGTTTGCTAGCTACTAGCGCGCTAACAAAATGGCCTTTAGAATTTTAAAAATATCCTTATTTTCCGCTTTGTTGGTGGTTCTTTTGCCGCTTGCTTCTTCGGCGGCAAAAGAAGATGCCGCAGCCCCTTCTCCATCGCAAAATACCATTCATCAAACGCCGGCTACAGAGGTCTCTCAAGAGACAGCCTACGACGGTGATTCGCTGGGTGACGAATTTGATTATGATGGAGATGAACAAAGCCCGTTCTTAAAAGGTATCTTGGCCGAACCGGCGACCCTGATGGAGACGGCCCCGTTAAAGCTTACCCTTGAAGACTGTTTGAGGATCTCGCTGGAACACAACGCCAAATTGCAGGCGACAGGTTACGGTATTGATGCCGCAAAGGCGCAGTTAATGGAGGCGTCAGCTATCGGATGGCCCATACTCAACTTTGAATATCGCACGGCGCCCGTTCCGCAAAACGCGCAGAGAGCCGTCGAAAGCTTCTTCTCAGGCGAATGGTCATGGTGGAATAGGGTGAAATTTGACATGGGCATTCCCATTTACTCTTTCGGCAAACTTTCTCTTGCGGAAGAGATGGCCAGGAGCGGGATCCAGGCCGCGCAGACATATGCCTTTCAAGAGAAGAACTCGCTTGTTTCAAAGGTCAGGCAACTCTATTATGGTATCCTTCTTGCGGAAGAGGTGGGAAGGCTCCTTTCCGAAGCGCACAAACGTCTCAGCGATGAAATAGCAAAGCGCGAGAACAAGGACGAAGAGAGCGAAGAGGTAAGCTCGCCGATGGATAGCCTTAAAATGAAGGTCTTCCTCTACGACCTTGAAAGGCGCCTTGCCGATGCGAGACAGAAGGAAACTTTGGCCCTAGAAGGACTGCGGGTCCAGATGGGGCTTGCTTCGGGAACGGTCTTTACCGTATTCTCAAATAAGTTAAGACCCGTCGAAGCGAACCTTAAATCGTTTGCCGACTATGTTACAGTTGCTATGGCCAACAGGCCGGATGTTAAGTTGCTCAAAGCGGGGCTCGATGTAAAAAGGAACCAGTATCTTTTGGAGAAGAAGAAATGGTTCCCGGACCTTGGCGTCGGTGCATTCTTCGAACTGGGACGTACCGTGGGCCCCATGTATAATGTCACGACAAAGGACGATTTTGACGATCCATTTAGCTTCACACGCGCCGGTTTTGGCGTTCAACTTTCAAGTAAGTGGGATTTTCACGGGAATGTGGCAAGGATAAGCAAGGCAAAGAGCGAGTATTATAAACTTAACCTTGAACAGATGATAGCAAAAGAGGGGATCAAGCTTGACGTCAGGGACGCATTTTTGAGGGCAAAGACCTCAATGGGTAACTTGAAAGCGGCGAGGGACGCGGAAAAGGCGGCAAGGCAACTACTCTTTCTGTCGCAAAGCAACTACGATATAGGGGTTGGAGAACAAAAGGATATAGTGGATGCGCTCCAGCTTGTCCTGATGACGCGCGGCAGGTATTTTGAAGCGGTCTTCGATTATAACGCCGCGCTGGCTCAGCTGGACGAGAAGATGGGATTGCTTCCGGAGGTGGCGAAATGAAGAGACGAGACACAAAGCGTGAGGCAAGAAGCCCATCGACAAAGCTCGGAGCAGGCAAGGAGCAAGAAGCAAGAAGGTTTTATCATGTTTCCTGCTTCCTGCATCTTGCATCGCCTTTTATCGTGCTTCTTGCCTCTTGCCTCTTGCCTCTTGTTTCTTCTTCTGTCATGGCGGCAAAGGCTTCGGTTGGAACACCAACCCGGGCTATTCAGGACCTTGATGATAAGCTTGACGACTATAAGACAGGCGCTCTTCCCCCCGCCGATGAGGAGTTCAACAGGAGCCTTAAAAAGGAGATCCTGCACGGAACCTTTAATATTCGGGAACTTTCAAGGCTTGCCCTTGGTAAACACTGGACCCCGCTCACAGAGAAAGAGCGCAACGATTTTGTCCAACTAATGACCGACCTTCTTGAGAACAGGGCTATACTTTCAAAGGAACAGGGAAAGAAGAAGGCAAAGAGTCAGAACGTCTATACTGTATCATACAGGGGAGACAAGCTCCTTAACCCCGAAAAGACCAGAGCCCTGACAAGGACCTCTGTCTTTGTCAAGTCCGAGGATATCAGGGTGAGCATCGACTATAAGCTGAAAAAAGAGGCCGACGAATGGAAGATATTCGACGTCATTCTGGACGGTGCCAGCCTTCTTGATAACTATAAATATCAGTTCGACTCCATCATTAAAAAGGGTGGATTTCAGGACCTTGTCGGCAGGATGCAGAGAAAGCTCACATCGATCAGGAACGAGAAGAAATAACATTCAATGTCATTTAAACGTTGTATAATCCTTTTAGCCGATGGCTCAAAGCACGATGTCTTGAGCGAGCTTATCGCTCAGGGCCAGCTTCCGAACATCAATAAAGAACTTTTGGCCGAAGGGTCGATAAGGCGCGCAGTGACCGTCTTTCCGTCTACCACCGGCCCGGCTCACATTCCGTATCTGACTGGGTGCCTTCCCGCAACATGCAACGTTCCAGGCATCAGATGGTTCGACAAAAAACTCTACCACAATTTCGGTCACGGCTCCGTTCTTTCTTTCGGTTCTCATGGAAGGTATAGAAGCTACGTTGGGGTCGAGACCTTCAGGATCAATTCAGACATGCGTAACGACATATATAATGTCTTCGAGATCCTTCCCAGGTCCTATTCCATATTCAATTCGATAAACAGAGGTGTTGGCAAGAGGAACCTGACAAAGATAATGCGCATGTGGTATTGGTATTACGGTCATCTTACCGACAGATGGAAATTCGTTGACGGTTGCGGTTTTAAAAAGGCGATGAAGGTGGCGAAGAAGGATATTGATTTTCTCTTTGCGGTCCTTCCGGGGATAGATGAATATTCCCACATGAATCATCC contains:
- a CDS encoding IS110 family transposase codes for the protein MVILLAMKPSKKRGETMSKEYNHYIAVDWSIKNMAIARMTGKSNKVTVVDVPSEIEDLKLYLGILRGSKILALEETTTSQWLYTELKGHVDRLVICDPVRNHLLSEGAKTDKIDAVKLVQLLRANLLKEVYHSAEGFLELRRLVSGYDDLVKAMVRLKNQRYSLLKTSGLTGEESTGTRLKGTVKQRVIEGMERQLECCKREKDIYEEDFEKLARKHAEIRHQKSLPGIGIIGAVKIVSRVVSPGRFIDAGHYLSYAGLVKLERTSGGVVYGRKNSRYSRGLKSVYKMGAVTAIGGNNTIHDYYEPNYRRKNNVDETSQGN
- a CDS encoding transposase produces the protein MGYNFFEYNREQRYLLPPSLQEWVPKGDLAWFVLDAVKQMDLSEYYKGYRTDGSGAAGFDPSVMVAILLYAYCVGERSSRKIERLCERDVAFRVVAANLTPDHSTISRFRKDHREAIGKLFTEILRICGEAGLVKVGVVAIDGTKIEANASLAANRTHDRLRNEVEKILDEADAIDKAEDALYGEGKRGDELPEIAKREEEERESGQKKSGRKPKEPDKNPDAEAKANVTDPESRIMKTRKGYVQGYNAQTAVAEGQIIISAGVTQEENDVGQMHPMPGKAKKELKAAGIAGEMEHALFDAGYCSEDNLSKLAKDGPEVFVATTKDWKQQKAQKDCGSPRGRMPRGLTKRERMERKLMTKAGQEMYGKRKIIVEPPFGQMKDGQGFRRFMVRGMRSVSSEWRLMCASHNLLKLWRSGMQKVLGKWQTALVMC